One Bradyrhizobium sp. ISRA464 genomic window carries:
- a CDS encoding MFS transporter, with product MSTLKVLRPTLPILIGASLMLTLSMGLRQSLGIFVQPLTRDVGISVSDFTLAIAAQNLVWGLLQPLTGGLAVRYGFRTITMVGAVSYVAGLALMATAHGLISIMVGAGVLIGASLACTASAMAQSVSARAVPESARSTVLGIVSASGSLGALLSAPLGQVLISAFSWRTGLVGFVALAVLMIPAALYASRVDKLSSGASSDQLKNVSAGAAVKTAFTNVSFLVMTIAFFVCGMQLTFITTHLPSYLAICGLDPMLSAEALGVIGGFNVLGSLFFGWAGGRWNKLALLGAIYICRSLVLALYFMVPPTPLSTLIFSAAMGFLWLGVSPLVAGSVVEMFGLKWQAMIQGLAFMSHQIGSFVGAYGGGLIYDVAGSYALAWRIGVAVGLAAGVVQVTFALARPAASPPVLRTA from the coding sequence ATGTCAACGTTAAAGGTCCTCCGCCCTACGCTCCCAATCCTGATTGGCGCCTCATTGATGCTGACGCTGAGCATGGGTCTCAGGCAGTCGCTCGGCATCTTCGTGCAGCCTTTGACTCGTGACGTCGGCATTTCCGTGTCCGATTTTACCCTCGCGATCGCCGCTCAAAACCTCGTCTGGGGACTCTTGCAGCCCCTCACCGGCGGCCTAGCCGTGCGCTATGGCTTTCGCACTATCACGATGGTCGGCGCCGTGTCCTACGTGGCGGGCTTGGCACTGATGGCAACCGCGCATGGTCTCATCAGCATCATGGTCGGGGCAGGCGTCCTCATAGGGGCCTCGCTCGCGTGCACCGCGAGCGCAATGGCCCAGTCGGTGTCGGCGCGCGCCGTGCCTGAAAGCGCTCGGTCGACTGTGCTAGGTATTGTATCCGCATCAGGTTCACTGGGCGCGCTATTGTCAGCGCCTCTTGGGCAGGTACTCATCTCCGCTTTTAGCTGGCGTACCGGCCTTGTCGGCTTCGTCGCGCTCGCGGTTCTGATGATCCCCGCTGCGTTGTACGCCAGTCGGGTGGACAAGCTGTCATCGGGCGCGTCATCCGACCAACTCAAGAATGTCTCTGCCGGGGCAGCTGTGAAAACCGCCTTCACAAACGTCTCATTTCTGGTGATGACGATTGCCTTTTTTGTTTGCGGGATGCAACTCACGTTCATCACGACACATCTGCCTTCCTATCTCGCAATCTGCGGCCTCGATCCGATGCTAAGCGCTGAGGCACTTGGCGTGATCGGCGGCTTCAATGTGCTCGGCAGTCTGTTCTTTGGCTGGGCCGGCGGCCGATGGAACAAGCTCGCCCTGTTGGGTGCCATCTACATATGTCGATCGCTGGTGTTGGCCCTCTATTTCATGGTGCCGCCCACGCCTCTTTCAACGCTGATCTTCAGTGCGGCTATGGGATTTCTCTGGCTCGGCGTCAGTCCACTCGTCGCAGGCTCGGTCGTCGAGATGTTTGGTCTCAAATGGCAGGCGATGATTCAGGGGCTTGCCTTCATGAGTCATCAGATTGGCAGCTTTGTCGGCGCCTATGGAGGCGGGCTGATCTACGATGTTGCCGGATCCTATGCGCTCGCCTGGCGCATCGGTGTTGCGGTTGGGCTTGCGGCTGGAGTCGTGCAAGTCACGTTCGCGCTGGCTCGCCCTGCGGCATCACCGCCAGTGCTGCGCACGGCATGA
- a CDS encoding alcohol dehydrogenase catalytic domain-containing protein produces MRQLTYVRANVLEWWDVPEPTIQDDRQAIVRPLAVSRCDLDLAIANGKAGFEGPFAIGHETSGVVVEVGDDVKEVKPGDFVIVPFQISCGECPNCRRGLPYACKTVPYRSSYGLKPACGVEYGGALSDAMLVPFADHMLIKQPPGHDLSQTASLADSATDAFSVVAPVLQERPGAEVLVVGGGLGQSLGAMIVHAALSLGSSRVVYVDSSKEALAKCKSLGAEVIEAHDFAKMNPPGAFPLTIDAACSTASLSLALRSVEPAGVCQRMYGDFTETTAVPLRHMYGMGVTLKIGRVNVRARLPECVEHLKTGHYHPEAVLTHRVSFDDAHEAIKDPTMKVLFLRDGTQ; encoded by the coding sequence ATGCGGCAACTCACCTATGTAAGGGCCAACGTGCTTGAGTGGTGGGATGTTCCGGAGCCCACAATCCAGGACGACCGCCAAGCAATTGTTCGTCCTCTGGCCGTTTCACGCTGTGATCTGGACCTGGCGATTGCAAACGGAAAGGCAGGTTTCGAAGGCCCTTTCGCCATTGGCCACGAGACATCCGGAGTGGTGGTCGAAGTTGGCGACGATGTGAAGGAGGTCAAGCCTGGCGACTTCGTTATCGTACCATTTCAAATCAGCTGCGGAGAATGTCCAAATTGTCGACGCGGACTGCCATATGCCTGCAAAACCGTACCCTACCGTTCGTCCTATGGGCTGAAGCCTGCGTGCGGCGTGGAGTATGGCGGCGCGTTGTCTGACGCGATGCTAGTTCCTTTCGCCGACCATATGCTTATCAAGCAACCCCCAGGTCACGATCTATCGCAAACTGCCAGTCTTGCCGATAGCGCAACTGACGCCTTCAGTGTGGTTGCTCCGGTCTTGCAGGAGCGGCCAGGTGCCGAGGTTCTGGTCGTCGGCGGCGGCCTCGGTCAATCGCTGGGGGCAATGATTGTGCATGCGGCCCTCAGCCTTGGATCGTCGCGTGTTGTCTACGTCGACTCGAGCAAGGAAGCGCTCGCAAAATGTAAGTCGCTTGGTGCAGAAGTGATCGAAGCACACGACTTCGCCAAGATGAATCCGCCTGGGGCATTCCCGCTAACGATCGATGCTGCCTGTTCAACTGCGAGCTTGAGTCTTGCACTCCGATCTGTTGAGCCTGCCGGCGTGTGTCAGCGGATGTATGGTGATTTCACCGAAACCACTGCGGTTCCTCTCCGTCACATGTACGGCATGGGCGTTACCCTCAAAATTGGTCGTGTCAACGTTCGAGCACGATTACCGGAATGCGTGGAGCATCTGAAGACCGGCCACTATCACCCGGAGGCGGTGTTGACGCATCGTGTTTCGTTTGATGACGCCCACGAGGCCATTAAGGATCCGACAATGAAAGTCCTGTTCCTGCGTGATGGTACGCAGTAG
- a CDS encoding LysR substrate-binding domain-containing protein, with amino-acid sequence MNEIHHLPQSDLPLRAVPPLPALFAFERAAAQLSFRRAAYDLALTPSAVSHQIRNLEAQLGVKLFIRDGRSVRLTSEGESFRRQISTALSTLERASRAVSSGSRMQPNELRISSLPFFTSTILIPALPDFAKANPGVALRIEATHQYADFSESVVDLAVRYGRENSTGLRLEPLLKVRLVPVCAPQLVKVGLRAPSDLSNQTLINLIRQPRAWQSWLTRAGLKDLSPVGKLWLDSVPLALEAAESGVGVALAMDPLIRARPGFGKRLVVPFDPGPGQSETLYLVSRSEQVQNRRLTSVRRWIKNAVRTAVGL; translated from the coding sequence ATGAATGAAATTCATCATCTTCCCCAAAGCGATTTGCCATTGCGCGCCGTCCCACCGCTCCCGGCGCTATTTGCATTCGAAAGAGCTGCGGCTCAGCTCTCCTTTCGGAGGGCTGCATATGATCTGGCGCTGACGCCTTCCGCCGTAAGTCACCAGATCCGAAATCTGGAAGCGCAACTCGGCGTGAAACTGTTCATCCGCGACGGCCGGTCGGTTCGGCTGACATCTGAAGGTGAAAGTTTCCGCAGGCAGATTTCAACCGCACTTTCCACGCTGGAACGGGCTAGCCGTGCAGTATCGAGTGGAAGCCGGATGCAGCCGAACGAACTGCGGATCAGTTCGCTGCCGTTCTTCACGTCGACAATCTTGATACCGGCTTTACCCGACTTCGCTAAAGCGAACCCCGGGGTGGCCCTGCGCATCGAAGCGACCCATCAATATGCCGACTTCTCTGAATCCGTTGTAGACCTTGCGGTCCGGTATGGGCGGGAAAACTCTACAGGGTTGAGACTCGAACCGCTGCTCAAGGTCAGGTTGGTCCCGGTCTGCGCGCCCCAGCTCGTGAAGGTGGGATTGCGAGCTCCCAGCGATCTCTCCAACCAAACTCTGATCAACTTGATTCGGCAGCCTCGAGCGTGGCAGAGCTGGCTCACTCGGGCCGGTCTAAAGGATCTAAGCCCCGTGGGGAAGCTTTGGCTCGATTCAGTGCCGCTGGCCCTGGAAGCCGCCGAGAGCGGCGTCGGAGTCGCGTTAGCAATGGATCCTCTGATCCGGGCGCGCCCTGGATTCGGAAAACGGCTTGTCGTCCCGTTCGACCCGGGACCTGGCCAAAGTGAAACGCTTTACTTGGTGTCGCGGTCCGAACAGGTACAAAATAGACGACTCACATCGGTCCGCCGCTGGATCAAAAACGCAGTTCGAACTGCAGTTGGACTGTAA
- a CDS encoding acyl-CoA thioesterase domain-containing protein encodes MLSIFEPLGPNSWRPSPLAAGPFAGLQGGAVAGLLTSELESLAAEKKWGDAIGVTAWFLRPAPMADLRTAITPITQGGRLNVIENTLYTVDGFKPIASARVTFAHKRPVDVQLSRETTQHHDPLTFPARDSKLPTGKAWFMEAMEMRPAPDIAWFRLKHQITPHAGTLAMVLGPADWTHGLARPVRNVVADPNPNLTVHLFRAPLGDWIGVQAHTRWQPERGLGMGRGTLFDTSGEIGCVSMDVVLLPARGA; translated from the coding sequence GTGTTGTCAATTTTTGAGCCTCTGGGACCCAATTCCTGGCGGCCGTCGCCACTTGCCGCTGGTCCATTCGCCGGCCTCCAGGGAGGCGCGGTTGCCGGTCTCCTTACTTCAGAGCTCGAAAGTTTAGCTGCCGAGAAGAAGTGGGGTGACGCAATTGGCGTCACCGCCTGGTTTCTTCGACCGGCTCCAATGGCGGACCTGCGGACAGCGATTACACCGATCACCCAAGGCGGGCGGCTCAATGTAATCGAGAACACGCTGTACACAGTCGATGGATTCAAACCTATCGCCTCGGCTCGTGTCACTTTCGCGCACAAGCGGCCAGTTGATGTCCAGCTGTCGAGGGAGACGACGCAACATCATGACCCGCTAACGTTCCCGGCAAGAGACTCCAAACTTCCGACCGGCAAGGCATGGTTCATGGAGGCGATGGAGATGCGCCCTGCCCCGGACATCGCATGGTTCAGGTTGAAGCATCAGATTACCCCCCATGCCGGAACGCTTGCCATGGTGCTTGGTCCCGCTGATTGGACTCACGGTCTCGCGCGTCCGGTAAGGAACGTCGTTGCTGATCCCAATCCGAATCTGACGGTACATCTTTTTAGGGCCCCGTTAGGAGATTGGATCGGAGTGCAAGCACACACACGTTGGCAACCCGAACGGGGTCTCGGAATGGGGCGAGGGACGCTCTTCGATACGTCTGGCGAGATCGGCTGTGTTTCCATGGACGTTGTGCTGCTTCCCGCAAGAGGCGCCTAG
- a CDS encoding alcohol dehydrogenase catalytic domain-containing protein, with the protein MQQLNFVGVRKLEWREANSLSLPDDDAVLVRPLTVSTCDFDGLVIQGLIPFPGPKPIGHEGEGVVVDVGDRVTQYKPGDRVIIPWKIACGSCPSCRRKHTAQCSSVPPAESYGWGLNSALWGGFLSDVVVVPWADHMLTRLPPDVDPSMACGVADNISDGWRAVAPGLRERPGGTVLVIGMAPPGSIGLYAAGIAVALGAERVVYADRDPTRLAIAERMGAEAFDLRSGKLETLKEDLTGLLGGFDITVDAAGEPAMLPTLLHLTAPAGVCTSTAGVRYRGKGDVPLPITKMYLKSVSFHTGWVHTHAIIDEPLELIRSGRFDPSPVVTRTVDWSDAIDALVEPFTKVIVRRDS; encoded by the coding sequence ATGCAGCAGCTCAATTTCGTCGGCGTTCGGAAGCTCGAATGGCGGGAGGCCAACAGCCTCTCCTTGCCGGACGACGATGCGGTGCTAGTGCGGCCCCTGACGGTGTCGACCTGCGATTTCGACGGGTTGGTCATTCAGGGGCTGATACCGTTCCCGGGCCCCAAGCCCATCGGTCACGAAGGCGAGGGCGTCGTTGTGGACGTCGGCGATCGCGTGACCCAATACAAGCCTGGGGATCGGGTCATCATCCCGTGGAAGATCGCCTGCGGGTCGTGCCCTTCATGCCGCCGCAAGCACACGGCCCAGTGCTCAAGCGTCCCTCCCGCCGAATCCTACGGGTGGGGACTGAACTCGGCCCTCTGGGGCGGGTTTTTGTCAGACGTGGTGGTGGTGCCGTGGGCCGACCACATGCTCACCCGCCTTCCCCCCGACGTCGACCCTTCCATGGCTTGCGGCGTCGCCGACAACATCAGCGACGGCTGGCGTGCCGTCGCGCCCGGGCTGCGGGAACGACCAGGCGGCACAGTGCTCGTCATCGGCATGGCGCCGCCCGGAAGCATTGGCCTCTACGCCGCCGGCATCGCGGTGGCGCTTGGCGCGGAGCGCGTGGTCTATGCTGACCGGGATCCGACTCGGCTCGCGATCGCCGAGCGGATGGGCGCGGAGGCGTTCGACCTTCGCTCCGGGAAGCTTGAGACGCTCAAGGAAGACCTGACAGGGCTACTCGGAGGATTCGACATCACGGTCGACGCCGCCGGTGAACCGGCGATGCTGCCGACACTGCTGCACCTGACCGCCCCTGCGGGTGTCTGCACCTCGACTGCCGGCGTGCGGTATCGCGGAAAGGGCGACGTGCCGCTACCGATCACCAAGATGTATCTGAAGTCGGTGTCCTTCCACACCGGCTGGGTCCACACTCACGCCATCATTGACGAGCCGTTAGAGCTGATTCGGAGCGGACGATTCGATCCAAGTCCGGTGGTCACGCGGACGGTAGACTGGTCGGACGCGATCGATGCGCTGGTGGAGCCGTTCACGAAGGTTATCGTTCGCCGCGATAGCTAG
- a CDS encoding glutathione S-transferase N-terminal domain-containing protein, translating into MAMGLKSLRRKSVIMAPVLPKPDLLPLTGGYRRAPGLQIGADVYCDTRMILKQLDRRHPEPTLFPAGYEGPANAVSAWVEGPLFASIMVYAWGTNHDLMPPQSSKIGPE; encoded by the coding sequence ATCGCCATGGGCTTGAAGTCGCTCCGACGGAAAAGCGTGATCATGGCGCCTGTGTTGCCGAAGCCCGACCTGCTTCCCTTGACGGGCGGGTATCGTCGCGCGCCGGGTCTCCAGATCGGCGCGGACGTCTATTGCGACACACGGATGATCCTCAAACAACTCGATCGGAGGCATCCCGAGCCCACGTTATTTCCCGCCGGGTACGAAGGGCCGGCGAACGCGGTGTCGGCCTGGGTCGAGGGACCACTCTTCGCTTCAATCATGGTGTACGCGTGGGGCACCAACCACGATCTGATGCCACCGCAAAGTTCGAAGATAGGGCCCGAATGA
- the tnpA gene encoding IS200/IS605 family transposase, whose product MEAEYNHLNHATWECKYHVVFTPKYRKKLLFGKIKRHLGQVFHDLARRKECRIEEGHLMPDHVHMLISIPPKYSVAQIIGYMKGKSSIWIAQNVERKMRNFLGHKFWARGYFVTTVGRDEEMIRAYIKNQEMADQQLDQFELKISAAPKSKQSS is encoded by the coding sequence ATGGAAGCAGAGTACAATCATCTTAATCACGCGACTTGGGAGTGCAAGTACCACGTCGTGTTTACGCCGAAGTACCGCAAGAAGCTGCTGTTCGGGAAGATCAAGCGACATCTGGGCCAGGTATTTCACGATCTGGCACGACGGAAGGAGTGCCGGATCGAGGAAGGTCACCTGATGCCGGATCATGTCCACATGCTGATATCGATACCTCCGAAATATTCGGTGGCGCAGATCATCGGGTATATGAAGGGGAAGAGTTCGATCTGGATCGCGCAGAACGTCGAACGGAAGATGCGAAATTTCCTGGGCCACAAATTCTGGGCACGCGGATATTTTGTCACGACCGTCGGCCGCGATGAGGAAATGATCCGGGCCTACATCAAGAATCAGGAAATGGCCGACCAGCAACTGGATCAGTTTGAGCTAAAGATTTCAGCTGCCCCAAAATCCAAGCAATCGTCCTAA
- a CDS encoding crotonase/enoyl-CoA hydratase family protein: protein MPNFSTLSIAVREDAPRIARLVLDRPGRFNAIDDAMPGEIRAAIDWAEKNNDVHVIVIEGAGKGFCGGYDLVSYAENEIEHPCQQESDPWDPMVDYAFMKKNTESFMSLWKCSKPTIAKIHGAAVAGGSDIALCCDLIVMAEDARIGYMPTRVWGCPTTAMWTFKLGPSRAKELMFTGNMIDGRTAAEWGLANTCVPAEQLEAATRKLADRIAGVPRSHLAMHKMVVNQVMLNMGLEQTQSLATLFDGITRHNPEGLWFRRYAQKHGFKAAIEWRDSGRPIPERDEARKLINEMDSRN from the coding sequence ATGCCGAATTTTTCGACCCTCAGCATCGCAGTTCGCGAGGACGCTCCCCGCATCGCGCGTCTCGTCCTCGACCGCCCTGGACGCTTCAACGCTATCGACGACGCCATGCCTGGTGAGATCCGCGCCGCGATCGACTGGGCGGAAAAGAACAACGACGTCCACGTCATCGTGATCGAAGGCGCCGGCAAGGGCTTCTGCGGAGGATACGATCTTGTCTCCTACGCGGAGAACGAGATCGAGCACCCGTGCCAGCAGGAGAGCGACCCCTGGGATCCCATGGTCGACTACGCCTTCATGAAGAAGAACACCGAGAGCTTCATGTCTTTGTGGAAGTGCTCGAAACCGACTATCGCAAAGATCCACGGTGCCGCAGTCGCCGGCGGCAGTGACATTGCTCTTTGCTGCGACCTGATTGTGATGGCCGAGGACGCCCGGATCGGTTACATGCCGACGCGCGTCTGGGGATGTCCTACGACCGCGATGTGGACATTCAAGCTCGGCCCCTCACGTGCCAAGGAGTTGATGTTCACCGGTAACATGATCGACGGCCGGACGGCGGCCGAGTGGGGCCTGGCCAACACCTGCGTTCCGGCGGAGCAGCTGGAGGCCGCCACGCGAAAACTCGCGGACCGGATCGCCGGCGTGCCGAGGAGCCACCTCGCCATGCACAAAATGGTCGTCAACCAGGTGATGCTGAACATGGGCCTGGAGCAGACGCAGTCGCTTGCGACGCTGTTCGACGGAATCACCCGCCATAATCCCGAAGGCCTGTGGTTCCGGCGATACGCGCAGAAGCACGGGTTCAAGGCCGCGATCGAGTGGCGCGACAGCGGACGTCCGATTCCGGAGCGCGACGAAGCGCGCAAGTTGATCAACGAGATGGATAGCCGCAACTGA
- a CDS encoding TetR/AcrR family transcriptional regulator: protein MPKPGKSGGVAGAETTRTRILNAAVECLIATGVAGTTTLAVQHRAEVSRGALLHHFPTHASLLAASVAELVRRNERAVSQSRAGAGPADSLAAAVEALAFAARQPAYLAELELWAVARTDSALRQALIAAERGARRDLDRVYFQLFGEWTDSEAYDEVIALTLHFIRGLAISENLRSSAAQRERLVAAWVDAMRTLLERNRKVGPKHRNARG from the coding sequence ATGCCCAAGCCGGGGAAAAGCGGAGGAGTGGCTGGAGCGGAGACCACGCGTACGCGCATCCTGAACGCCGCCGTCGAATGCCTGATCGCGACCGGCGTCGCCGGCACGACGACCCTCGCCGTGCAGCATCGGGCGGAAGTTAGCCGCGGCGCCCTCCTGCATCATTTCCCGACGCACGCCTCGCTGTTGGCCGCGAGCGTCGCCGAACTGGTTCGCCGCAACGAGAGGGCGGTGTCCCAGAGTCGCGCGGGGGCTGGTCCGGCAGACAGTCTGGCGGCAGCCGTCGAGGCGTTGGCCTTCGCTGCGCGTCAGCCGGCGTATCTCGCGGAGCTGGAGCTATGGGCCGTCGCGCGCACGGATTCGGCGTTAAGGCAGGCCTTGATCGCTGCCGAACGCGGCGCGCGCCGCGATCTCGACCGCGTCTATTTCCAGCTGTTCGGCGAATGGACGGATTCCGAAGCCTATGACGAGGTCATCGCGCTGACGCTCCACTTCATCAGGGGCCTTGCTATTTCCGAGAATCTCCGCAGCTCGGCGGCACAACGCGAGCGTCTTGTCGCTGCCTGGGTCGATGCGATGCGGACGCTGCTGGAAAGGAACAGGAAGGTCGGACCAAAGCACAGAAATGCGAGAGGATGA
- a CDS encoding AMP-binding protein: MRELAAAEVRDGRPHLRLGADVPEWVILQYGAALAGVLLVTANPAFKPSELEFVLRQSRSSGLFHLSSFRGVDTGAVARDMEKIGLQRYSFDGWLEEVRSTPASTLPEIDPGHPAQIQYTSGTTGRPKGALLHHRGLVTNASYVAARVRLEDSILLSPMPLFHTAGSVMSVLGCMTSRATLVLPLFFDPPTVLQAVEATKAQVIFGVPTMLLALIEAMKTAPRDLSSLRVALSGGAPVSPEIHRRVKDTLSLQLLTVFGQTELSPIVAQTSVDDPETELVHTVGKPLWNVEVRIADPLQLRVLPTGTEGEIQVRGYQTMIGYFDAPEDTRQAVTADGWLRTGDLGTLDERGYLRVTGRLKDMIIRGGENIYPVEIEACLLQHPDVADVAVFGVPDEKWGEVVAAAIRLTPSASACAERLIAHCRAAMAHHKVPTLWFSCTEFPLTASGKVQKFRLREALAAGSLSKLN; this comes from the coding sequence TTGCGCGAGCTGGCTGCTGCGGAGGTTCGAGACGGGCGACCGCATCTGCGTCTGGGCGCTGACGTCCCCGAGTGGGTCATCCTGCAATACGGCGCCGCACTCGCTGGCGTGCTCCTTGTGACCGCCAATCCAGCATTTAAGCCGAGCGAGCTCGAGTTCGTGCTGCGCCAGTCCAGGTCGTCCGGCCTCTTCCATCTGTCGAGCTTCCGTGGCGTCGACACTGGCGCCGTAGCCCGCGACATGGAAAAGATCGGTCTGCAGCGTTATTCCTTCGACGGGTGGCTTGAGGAGGTCCGGAGCACGCCGGCATCCACCCTGCCCGAAATCGACCCCGGGCATCCTGCTCAGATCCAGTACACGTCCGGAACCACCGGTCGCCCCAAGGGCGCGCTGCTGCATCACCGTGGCCTGGTGACGAACGCGAGCTATGTAGCCGCGAGAGTCCGGCTCGAGGACAGCATCCTGCTCAGTCCGATGCCACTCTTCCACACCGCCGGTTCGGTGATGAGCGTCTTGGGATGCATGACATCGCGCGCGACGTTGGTGCTGCCGTTATTTTTCGACCCGCCCACGGTGTTGCAGGCCGTTGAAGCAACAAAGGCGCAGGTCATCTTCGGCGTTCCGACGATGCTGCTCGCGCTGATCGAGGCGATGAAGACTGCCCCACGCGATCTGTCGTCGCTGCGCGTTGCGTTGTCTGGAGGTGCGCCGGTCTCTCCGGAGATCCATCGCCGCGTGAAAGACACGCTCAGCCTCCAGCTCCTCACGGTCTTCGGTCAGACCGAGCTCAGCCCCATCGTTGCGCAGACGAGCGTCGATGATCCGGAGACCGAGCTGGTCCACACGGTTGGAAAGCCCCTGTGGAACGTCGAGGTGCGCATCGCGGATCCGCTCCAGCTTCGCGTGCTGCCGACCGGCACGGAAGGCGAGATTCAGGTCCGCGGATACCAGACGATGATTGGCTATTTCGACGCGCCGGAGGACACGCGCCAAGCCGTCACGGCGGACGGATGGCTGCGCACCGGAGATCTGGGGACGCTGGACGAGCGCGGCTACCTTCGCGTCACCGGCCGCCTCAAGGACATGATCATCCGTGGCGGAGAGAATATCTATCCGGTGGAGATCGAGGCCTGCCTGCTACAGCACCCCGACGTCGCTGACGTCGCGGTCTTCGGAGTGCCGGACGAGAAATGGGGCGAGGTTGTCGCCGCGGCCATTCGGTTGACGCCGAGCGCCTCGGCATGCGCGGAACGGCTAATTGCGCACTGCCGCGCAGCGATGGCGCACCATAAGGTGCCGACACTCTGGTTCTCGTGCACCGAGTTTCCGCTGACGGCGTCTGGGAAGGTTCAGAAATTCAGGCTGCGGGAAGCGTTGGCCGCCGGCTCGCTCTCTAAGCTGAACTAG
- a CDS encoding IS110 family transposase: MDIHRTFGEVVFWEDGRLRPAGRVDMTRTALEGFGKSLQPIDEVVIEATGNCMAVSRVLSPFVKRVVIANPLQVKAIAHAHVKTDKVDAGTLASLYAAGYLPEIWTPDAATERLRRLIARRYQVVRHRTRIKNEVHAILHAHLIPKCPHADLFNGRGRDWLAHQPVPDDERDAIERHVRELDRLAEDLTILDREIATNTLDDGSVRRLLTITGVNLAVAAGLMAAIGDITRFKSPQKLVSYFGLNPRVHQSGLGAAHHGRISKVGRSHARAMLVEAAWAAAKAPGPLHAFFVHIRARRGHQVAAVAVARKLTVLCWHLLTNEEDYLWARPSLVAHKMRGMELQAGRAQKKGNTRGSTYAYNIKQLRDQEMHVAEQAQRRYEHFVEAWRPRPPKEKARGRLNPAGHR; encoded by the coding sequence ATGGATATCCACCGAACTTTCGGCGAGGTGGTTTTCTGGGAAGACGGCAGACTTCGACCGGCCGGTCGCGTCGATATGACCCGCACGGCACTGGAGGGCTTTGGCAAAAGCCTTCAACCGATAGACGAGGTGGTGATCGAAGCGACCGGCAACTGCATGGCGGTGTCACGGGTGCTGTCGCCGTTCGTGAAGCGGGTGGTCATCGCCAACCCATTGCAGGTGAAGGCAATCGCGCATGCCCATGTGAAGACTGACAAGGTCGACGCGGGCACGCTGGCCAGCTTGTACGCGGCCGGCTATCTGCCGGAAATCTGGACGCCGGACGCGGCCACAGAACGGCTGCGCAGGCTGATCGCTCGGCGTTACCAGGTCGTGCGGCATCGGACCCGGATCAAGAACGAAGTGCACGCAATCCTTCATGCGCACCTGATCCCAAAATGTCCGCACGCCGATTTATTCAACGGCCGCGGCCGCGATTGGCTGGCGCACCAGCCAGTACCCGACGACGAACGGGATGCTATTGAGCGGCATGTGCGCGAGCTCGATCGGCTCGCCGAAGATCTCACGATCCTCGATCGGGAGATCGCTACAAACACGCTGGACGACGGCTCGGTCAGGCGGCTGCTGACGATCACCGGCGTCAATCTGGCGGTGGCGGCCGGGTTGATGGCGGCAATTGGCGATATCACGCGCTTCAAGAGCCCGCAGAAACTGGTCAGCTACTTCGGGCTCAATCCGCGTGTGCACCAGTCGGGCCTCGGTGCCGCTCATCATGGCCGGATCAGCAAGGTCGGACGCAGCCACGCCCGGGCCATGCTGGTAGAAGCCGCCTGGGCTGCCGCCAAGGCACCCGGACCGCTCCACGCTTTCTTCGTGCACATCCGCGCCAGACGGGGCCATCAAGTGGCCGCCGTCGCCGTAGCGCGCAAGCTGACCGTCCTGTGCTGGCATCTGCTGACGAACGAAGAGGATTACCTCTGGGCCCGGCCCAGTCTTGTCGCTCACAAGATGCGCGGCATGGAGTTACAGGCTGGGCGAGCGCAGAAAAAAGGCAACACGCGCGGCTCTACCTACGCGTACAATATCAAACAACTCCGCGATCAGGAGATGCACGTCGCCGAGCAAGCGCAGAGAAGGTATGAGCACTTTGTCGAAGCTTGGCGCCCGCGCCCGCCAAAAGAAAAGGCGCGCGGGCGCCTCAACCCGGCAGGGCACAGATAG